Part of the Halostella litorea genome is shown below.
GGCCTCCGCCCGGATCAGGTCGACGAACCGCTCGCGCATGTTCCCCGGCGCGATGAGCAGCGACCGGTACTCCTCGTGGAGGGAGTGGCCCGTGAAGTAGTTGAACAGCTTCACGAGGTCCTGGCCCACGTCCCGGTCGGCCGTGAGCAGCCCCAGGTCCTCGTACGTCTTGGCCGTCTCCGAGTGGTAGTTGCCGGTGCCGACGTGGGAGTAGAGCCGCACGCCGTCGGCCTCCTGGCGGACGACCAGCGAGGTCTTCGTGTGGGTCTTGTAGCCGATGGTGCCGTACGCGACGTGGATCCCCTCCTCCTCGAGGCGCTTGGCCCAGGCGAGGTTGTTCTCCTCGTCGAACCGCGCCTTCAGTTCGACCATCACCGCGACCTGCTTGCCGTTCCGGGCGGCCTCGATGAGGCTCTCTATCACCTGCGAGTCGCTCGCGGTCCGGTAGATGGCTGCCTTGATGGCGAGCACGTCGGGGTCGCGGGCGGCCGCCTCCAGGAACCGCTGAACGGTGGCGTCGAACGAGTGGTAGGGGTGGTGGACCAGCACGTCGTCGCGCCGTATCTCGTCGAAGATGTCCCCGTCCGGCGCGCCGCGGTCGGGCAGCCGCGGATGGGGCTGGGGCGTCCACTCGTCGGCCTTCAGGTCCGGGCGGTCGAGGTCGGCGATCGCGTCGAAGTCGCGGAACTCGAGGGGACCGTCGAGGCGGTACACCTCGCGGTCGTCCAGGTCGAGCTGTCGTTTGAGTATCGACAGCGCCGCCTCGGGCATGTCGCGCTCGACCTCCAGGCGGACGACCGTCGCGAAGCGGCGCTCCTCTATGACCTCCTCGACCATCTCGATCAGGTCCTCGGCGACGTCCTCGTCCCGACCGACCTCCGCGTTGCGGGTCACCCGGAAGAGCCCGGTGTCGACGACCGTCACGTCGGGAAAGAGGAGATCGAGGTTCGCGCGTACCACCTGCTCCAGCGGGACGTACCGGTCGTCGTCGACCTCGACGAAGCGGACCTGGTTGCGGGGGATCTTCACCCGGGAGAACGTGAGGTCGGCGCCCGGGGACTCGCGCGTGAGCACGGCCAGCGAGAGGCTCTGGTTCGAGATGAAGGGGAAGGGGTGGGCCGGGTCGAACGTCAGCGGGGTCAGCGTCGGCAGGACGGACTCCTCGAAGTGCGCCCGAAGCTCCGCCCGCTCCTCGGGCGCGAGGTCGGCGTGGTCGCAGATCTCGATGCCTGCGGCGGCGAGCGCCGGCCTGACGGCCTCGCGGTAACACTCCGCCTGCCGCTCGAACATCGGCCGCGCTGTCTCCAGCACCTCGGCCCACTGCTCCTCGGGCGTCCGCCCGTCGGGCGTGGGCTCCGTGATGCCGGCGGCCACCTGCTGTTTCAGGCCGCCGACCCGCTTCCGGAAGAACTCGTCCATGTTGCGCGTGAAGATGGCGAGGAACTTCACGCGCTCCAGCAGCGGGTTGTCGCCGTCGAGCGCCTCCGCGAGCACCCGCCGCTGGAACGCAAGTTCGCTCAGCTCCCGGTTCAGGTAGTACTCGGGGTCCGAGAGGTCGACGGCGGACGGGTCGGCCGGCCGGGCGACGTCACCCGGATCGGGAGCCGCCGGGTCGCTCTCGGTCGCCGGGTCATTGGCGTCGGCAGCCGAGTCCGTCGGCCCCTCGTCGCCCGCAACGTCGGCCCCCGTTGCCTCGCCGCCGGATCCGCCGTCCGCGGGCTCGGCGTCGGCGTGGCGTTCCTCGCTCATCGGGGCGTCGCCTCCAGCGAAGCCGGGGAGATCACCTTCTCGTCGCAGCGCGCCTCGTACGTCCGCCGGGCGGGCACGCTGACGAACTCGTCGCCGTAGAAGTCGTACGCCGTCAGCCGCCCGCCGTAGACGCAGCCGGTGTCGAGCCCGACCGCCCCGTCGCTCTCGAACGGGGCGTCGAGGACCGTGTGGCCGAAAAACACCCGCGGCGGGCCGGCGTACCGCTCGAACCAGAACGGTCCGTCGTACCCGTTGCCCGGCGGCACCGAGCGCCGCGTCAGCAGGTCGTCGATCCCGTGGTCCGCAAGCTCCCAGCGGGGGTCGACGCCGCCGTGGACGACCAGCGCGTCGTCCCAGGACAGCGCGACCGGGAGCCCCTCCAGATACGCCACGTCGTCGGACGTCAGGTCGGGGAGGCGGGCGTCGCCGCGCAGCAGTTTGTCCTCGTTGTTCCCGCGGACGCTGACGGCGTTGGGCGCGGCACGGACGTACCGCAGGACGCCCGCGCTGTCGGGCCCTTTCCGGACCAGGTCGCCGACGAACACGAGCAGGTCGTCGTCGCTCGGGTCGACCGCGTCGACGAGCGCCTCCAGTTCCCGGAGACAGCCGTGTACGTCGCCGACGACGTAGATGTCGTCCCACCGGTCGGGGTCGATGCGCCTGTGTCGCTCCGCGGTCTCGCCGTCGAATTGAACTGTCGTCATTGCTGGGTCCCTTCGCCGGCGCGGTGCCCCGCGGCCGCGCCGGCGGCGTTGCTCGTGACAACCCCCGGAGACTGTTAGGTCCTTTATATTACTCCACCGTACCAGTCGGTACCGGTACGGAGCACTCAATAGACCTACCAATGTCGGCGGGTACCGCCAGCGTTTATCCGCCGGTCCCCCTACGTCCGCCGGATGTCGCTCCGGTCGACCCTCGGTGCCGCCCTGTACGTCCCCCTCACGCTCGTCCTCGCGCCGGGCATCCTCACCCACGAGTACGCCCACGTCGCCGCCTGCCGCCTGAGCGGCGTCGCCGTGCACTCGACGCCGTCGCTGAACCCCTTCGGGAAGGACGCGTACGTCGACCACGCGCCGACCGACCGGTTCGCCGCGGACTTCGCCATCGCCGTCGCGCCGTTCGCCGTCAACAGCGCGCTGGCGGTCCCCGCGTTCGTCGTCGCGGGTGCGGTCGAGTCGGCGCTCGCCGTGCCCTTCCTCTGGCTCGGCGGCTGTTTCGCGTGGACCGCGATCCCCAGCCCCTCGGACACCGACGGCCTACTCGAGACGGCCGGCGGCCTCCCGTGGACGACGCGGCCGCTGGGCTACCTGCTCGCTGTGCCGGTTCGGGCCGCGACGCTGCTTGCGATAGAGGGGATCGGGAGCCTCGTCTGGACCGTCGCGCTGTACGTCGCCATCGTCGGGTGAGCGGGAGGCCGCGACGGGCCACGGGGGAGGCGGTGAGAAGTGGGGCTGCCGTCAGTACGACTTCGCGAAGTACGCCGTCTCGACGGCCTCGTCGCCGCAGACGCCACAGTCGTCGCCGATCGGCTCGGCGTCGTCGTCCAGGGGCGTCATCACGATCTCGGCGGCGATCTCCTCCTTGATCGCCGTCTCGCAGGCCTCGTCGCCGCACCACGGCGTCTTGACGTAGCCGCCGTAGCGCCCGATGGTGCCGAGGATGTCCTCGGGCGAGTGGGCCTCGCGGACGTTCTCCTCCAGGTTCTCCTCGGCGGCGGCGTAGAGCTTGTCGTGGACGTCCTCGAAGTGGTCCTCGACGGCGTCGGCGATGCCGTCGCGGTCCGCCTCGACGGACTCGCCGTCCGGCCGGTGGACGACGGTGACGCGCTCGTCCTCGACCTCGTTCGGGCCGATCTCGAAGCGGACGGGGACGCCGTTCAGCTCGTGCTCGTTGAACTTGAAGCCGGGGTTGCGCTCGTCGCGGTCGTCGAGTTCGACGCTGACGCCGGCGGCCTCCAGTTCCTCGGCGATCCTCTCGGCGTAGTCGAGCACCTCCTCCTTGGTGTCCTCCTGCCAGATGGGGACGATGGCGACCTGCGTGGGCGCGACGGCCGGCGGGAGCACGAGGCCCTGGTCGTCGCTGTGGGTCATGATCAGCGCGCCGAGCGCGCGCCAGGAGAGCCCCCACGAGGTGGTGTGGGCGACGGACTCCTCCTCGTCCTCGTCGACGAACGTGATGTCGAACGCCTCCGCGAACGACTGGCCGAGGTAGTGGCTGGTGCCGCCCTGGACGGACTTGCCGTCGGGCATCAGCGCCTCGACGGTCGTCGTCGTGTCCGCGCCGGGGAACTTGTCGTGGGGCGGCTTGCGGCCGCGCAGTACCGGGATGGCGAGCACGTCCTCGTACAGTCGCTCGTACTGGTCGAGGCGGGTCATCGTCTCCTCCCAGGCCTCGTCGCCGTCCTCGTGGGCGGTGTGGCCCTCCTGCCAGAGGAACTCCTTGGTGCGGAAGAACGGCTTCGTCTCGGTGGCCTCCCAGCGGACGACGCTACACCACTGGTTCAGGCGCATCGGAAGGTCGCGGTAGCTCCGGGTCCACTTCGCGATAAAGGGCGCGATGATGCTCTCGCTGGTGGGCCGCACCGCGAGGCGCTCCTCCAGTTCGTCGTGGCCGCCCTGGGTGACCCACGCGACCTCGGGGTCGAACCCCTCGACGATGTCCTTCTCGCGTTCGAGGTAGCTCTCGGGGATGAAAAGCGGGAAGTAGGCGTTGGTGACGCCGGTGTCCTTGAACCAGCCGTCGAGGTGGTCCTGGATCGACTCCCAGAGGGCGTACCCGCGCGGGCGGGTGACGATGAACCCGCCCATCGGCGCGTAGTCCGCGAGGCCGGCCTTCTGGACGACCTCCGCGTACCACTCCCCGGGGCTGTGCTCCTTGCTCTCGGTGATGCCGAGGTCCTGCTCGTCGCTCATGTACCTTCGTCGTGGCACCGGAGTAATAAACGCGCCGTGTTGGCGACCGTCCGCGGACCTACCAGTCAGCAACGAAAGGATTCTTCATCCGGTGTGCACACCGGTAACGTATGACGGAGCAGGATCGCACCGACGGCGAGGCGGTCAACGACGCCGACCGCGCCGGGATCGACGACGCCTTCGAGGCGCTCGCCGACGCCGACCGCCGTGTCGTCCTGTACTACCTCCGGGAGCGAGGGGAGAGCAGCCTGAGCGAACTCGCCGACGTCGTCGCCGGGCGGCGGGCGGCGGCGGAGGGGACGTTCGTCCGGCCGGAGCGACGCGACCGGATCGAGATCGACCTCCACCACGCCGCGCTCCCCGCCCTCGCGGACAGCGGGGCGGTCGACTACGACCCCGAAACCGGCCGCGTCGCGCTCGCCGACCCGCCGGCGGCGGTCGAGGCGCTGATAGATACCGCGATCGCCGCCGCCGGCGACGCCGACCACGCCAGCCTCGACGGGG
Proteins encoded:
- a CDS encoding DUF7344 domain-containing protein, encoding MTEQDRTDGEAVNDADRAGIDDAFEALADADRRVVLYYLRERGESSLSELADVVAGRRAAAEGTFVRPERRDRIEIDLHHAALPALADSGAVDYDPETGRVALADPPAAVEALIDTAIAAAGDADHASLDGEHAGGQ
- the proS gene encoding proline--tRNA ligase, which translates into the protein MSDEQDLGITESKEHSPGEWYAEVVQKAGLADYAPMGGFIVTRPRGYALWESIQDHLDGWFKDTGVTNAYFPLFIPESYLEREKDIVEGFDPEVAWVTQGGHDELEERLAVRPTSESIIAPFIAKWTRSYRDLPMRLNQWCSVVRWEATETKPFFRTKEFLWQEGHTAHEDGDEAWEETMTRLDQYERLYEDVLAIPVLRGRKPPHDKFPGADTTTTVEALMPDGKSVQGGTSHYLGQSFAEAFDITFVDEDEEESVAHTTSWGLSWRALGALIMTHSDDQGLVLPPAVAPTQVAIVPIWQEDTKEEVLDYAERIAEELEAAGVSVELDDRDERNPGFKFNEHELNGVPVRFEIGPNEVEDERVTVVHRPDGESVEADRDGIADAVEDHFEDVHDKLYAAAEENLEENVREAHSPEDILGTIGRYGGYVKTPWCGDEACETAIKEEIAAEIVMTPLDDDAEPIGDDCGVCGDEAVETAYFAKSY
- a CDS encoding zinc metalloprotease, whose product is MSLRSTLGAALYVPLTLVLAPGILTHEYAHVAACRLSGVAVHSTPSLNPFGKDAYVDHAPTDRFAADFAIAVAPFAVNSALAVPAFVVAGAVESALAVPFLWLGGCFAWTAIPSPSDTDGLLETAGGLPWTTRPLGYLLAVPVRAATLLAIEGIGSLVWTVALYVAIVG
- a CDS encoding metallophosphoesterase family protein; translated protein: MTTVQFDGETAERHRRIDPDRWDDIYVVGDVHGCLRELEALVDAVDPSDDDLLVFVGDLVRKGPDSAGVLRYVRAAPNAVSVRGNNEDKLLRGDARLPDLTSDDVAYLEGLPVALSWDDALVVHGGVDPRWELADHGIDDLLTRRSVPPGNGYDGPFWFERYAGPPRVFFGHTVLDAPFESDGAVGLDTGCVYGGRLTAYDFYGDEFVSVPARRTYEARCDEKVISPASLEATPR
- the ppk1 gene encoding polyphosphate kinase 1 — translated: MSEERHADAEPADGGSGGEATGADVAGDEGPTDSAADANDPATESDPAAPDPGDVARPADPSAVDLSDPEYYLNRELSELAFQRRVLAEALDGDNPLLERVKFLAIFTRNMDEFFRKRVGGLKQQVAAGITEPTPDGRTPEEQWAEVLETARPMFERQAECYREAVRPALAAAGIEICDHADLAPEERAELRAHFEESVLPTLTPLTFDPAHPFPFISNQSLSLAVLTRESPGADLTFSRVKIPRNQVRFVEVDDDRYVPLEQVVRANLDLLFPDVTVVDTGLFRVTRNAEVGRDEDVAEDLIEMVEEVIEERRFATVVRLEVERDMPEAALSILKRQLDLDDREVYRLDGPLEFRDFDAIADLDRPDLKADEWTPQPHPRLPDRGAPDGDIFDEIRRDDVLVHHPYHSFDATVQRFLEAAARDPDVLAIKAAIYRTASDSQVIESLIEAARNGKQVAVMVELKARFDEENNLAWAKRLEEEGIHVAYGTIGYKTHTKTSLVVRQEADGVRLYSHVGTGNYHSETAKTYEDLGLLTADRDVGQDLVKLFNYFTGHSLHEEYRSLLIAPGNMRERFVDLIRAEAERARNGEPARITAKMNRLEDPEIVRELYEASMAGVDIDLVVRDICRLRPGVPGVSETVDVYSIVGRFLEHSRVFRFHAGGDPEHYVGSADWMTRNLDNRVETVVPIDDPRLQDELDRLLDLALADNRNAWVMQPDGSYVPREPDPDEPDRDIHADLMRRTLQSGRPGGP